The nucleotide window ATGTCTGCATTAAGGTAGCTAATTTAAGTGTTGTTTGGGTGCGCAAAGCaactttttaagatttttttgcaTTAATACCCTTTTGAGAATTCCTTTTGATCTTCACATTCACAGTaaacatcttttctttttgGAGGGAGAGGATGAGTTAATTTCCCGGTGACAAAACAAAAGCATTGAGAATTAAGATTAGGGTGATGTCACtggtttttcctttttcttttgttcttcttCAGCAAAATCTTCggctaaaaaatattaagttcagtattgaaaacttaaaaatatttcttaatacTCTAAATAGAGATAAATAGtcttccattttattttattttatgattaaaatttaaaagtcttGGTTTTCGTCTTCTTTTGTGGGTGTGAGAGAGAGATTTTCCGATTCTGTTTCTGTTTCTCACAGTGCCCGATTGCTTACGTCGTGAGTCTGTGCTTTGCTTCCTGCTCTAGTTCCTGGGAAAGACAGGGACTAGTCATAGTCTTTActctaaatgatttttttatttttataaaaatgtcagtgacatatatataaataactaaagaaaatattttattaaggaAACACCTTTCCATTTAAGTTGCATTTAAGAACAATGCTCCGGTCCAATgaatttattacaaaaataaataaataagaatgttTGTATATTCAGTTTAGTTTGAATTAGAATGTATCATAAATGCAGTACAGTCATTAAATTTAACTataaatatattgttatttaattaataaaaaatatttgaatatattttatatttaatacattttttactttttattatttaaaagtataaatattttatatttctaacacaacaatttttaaatttttaattttaatttcaagatttgaattttataataaaaacaatattgcACAAGGGGAATCGAGGCTAGTAAAAGGTCAGTCTCTCACATGTATTAAACCATTGatataaagttaaaatattataaacatataCTACTAATaaatagagataaaaatataaaaaaattatttttattataatttgataatctgagctaaatcaatataattttaatcagatTGATGTAATTTGAATTAgtcataattttcaaaatctaaactaaatcaatctcattaaatacgattgattcaaatttagttttattctagatttttaaaaaatagttttattctAAATTTAGACTATTCTAACTCATAAACACCCATGTTTGCTCTActtgccttttttttattaaaaaaaaaaacatatttgctCTACTTGTTGGGATTTGATCAGCTATGAAGATTGACCCTGATCAGAGCATAGCACccattgtttgtgttttgtcaTCTCTCTGTTCCCGAGTTGGAGGGTCGGAAGTTTGTTGGGgggatttatttttattaaaaatgatattttgattgttttctgttaataacaagaaataaataacaaaataacacatttttttataacactgataaatatattaattaaaataaggtaAAACACAAACCACactcatttcctttttttttatttatcttaactaGTTAATTTGTTatagaatatttatttattgattatagtACTGCTCAAATTTGACTAGGATttggaaataataattaatcagtTTTTGACAATTGTAGCAAATTAAATATACTAGAAACAGCCTCGTGCGGATAATGTCTTTGCAGCACTAGACACAACACTAGTGCTGTGCTATATGGAGTCTAACGTAGCACCATGGGAGGTTCTAGTAGTATTTTTGTTTGACCAACaacattatgattattattacgTTGGTCAAGGTAGTCGTGGACCTCAAACTACTAAAAGCCTACGCATCGTAACCGAGGCTTTTAAGAGCACAAGAAGGGTATAGAATAGCAATATATTATGGACTGGCATAACATAATAGTTCTTGGAAGAAGAATTCAGTTGGTGGGGGCCATGTGCCTGATGCGCACACAGCAAACCCTTTTGGTGGCCTTTGCTATGAGTGAAAGTGCGCCTTGGGTTGTGAATTGTGATGAGAGAGATCTTTACAACTTTTGGCCGCCCCAATTGTGAAACACTCAAATGTTAATGTTTATATGCTTTTTATATGTGTCTTCTTTTctgtgtttcttttttcttttccctgtGTCTGTGTCCATATGGGTCGTCTGGATCAACTACTTCGTGGGCCCTATGTAAATGGAAGTCCATGTCTAAcgtattttttctttccttaccTTAGCATACCATGTCACAGCCCATTGATCTGATGTTAAATGTAAATTGCAATCATCtacctatctatctatctatctatttataatCTATAATCTACCATCTTCTATCCTTCTTTCTAATCCAATAGATCCTTGGACCcagcatttttttctcttatcttttcttttcctttccaaTACCTTACCTCATCCATAATCCATGCAGCCATTAACTCAACGATGTTTCTTCTACGAGTTCATCGATCACTCCTCCTTTCTTTTCTTACCTGCCCCACTGTGCTTTCACTTTCACCGTTTCGCAATCTACCCAGCTTATTTTCCACATATACTTTTCTAGGGCCAAGTAAAGATTGTTCTAGGCCATTCATTCATAGCACCACGTTGTTTCAGATTCCGGATATCAGATCATGCCCTACATCTACATGGGtcgattatattatatttggcaCTTTACAAGAACGAAATGACACAGATACAGCATGCTACATGCTGGATGGAATAAAACAAAACACGGTGCAATCATATGccaactttatttgtaataatagaaaatgatgatgagcataatataataatgaaaaatgttagtaattcttatattttttattcttttccctTCACAGCcatgaattttaaatataattaatgatgaACCTGTTTCCTATTTGGACATTTTGTTTAGCTAGATTAGAGAtgttaattgaatttaaatgtTGATGGTATGCAGTGGAGACCCAACAATATATGAAAGATTTTGGAGACAAGTGGGTGACAAGACCACAATCATAATTCCAGGATGGCAATCCTTGAGTTATTTTTCTGATGGCTCAAACATTTGCTGGTTTTTAGAGACCGAATTTGCAAGGGAAGTAGTGAGGTTACACAAAGTGGTGGGTAACGCTGTGACAGAAGGTCGCCATATTGTTGTTGGGACAGGTTCCTCTCAGCTAATTCTGGCTGCCCTTTATGCTCTGTCCTCGCCTGATGCTGCTGAACCAATCAGCGTGGTATCTGCCGCACCCTATTATTCGGTGAGTCATGCATGATCCAAAAGTATGCTATTTCTACACttgaacttttttattttgttttaaaggaATTCTCTAATGTGCTCACTAACCAAAGTAataatatgtaataaaaaaggactcggcatttaatatttttaaaaggttaaaaagtatttcttttgtttgaatAGGTAGTATATAGGGTTTGAGAGAATTACTAACATTGTATGGTTACAACTGGTTAGtagaaaagtaaataattatgtTGCTTAAATATGTGTTTAAAGATTTAATATCTAGGCCAGTCtgtattgaataaaataagagaGATCAATTTCTTAAATAGATTTCCGTAATAGTTTCTGAAATCAATCTTTTACTTTCGGCTAAGAGATATTTTGCGtcttacaaaagaaaaagtgtTTGATTTAGAATTTACTAGTATTTCATTATTGaagttgttttcttttaaaGGAATTCTCTCATGTGCTCATTACCGAATCTGCCTCCACTTTTGGTCCTTCTCGTTGTTTGTCTTCATCAATGTCTTTCCCTCTCTCGCATGAGCCTGAACCTGATCACATGAAGACTTGTGGTAAACAGTCAAATGTGCTGAACTGAAAGAGAGTAAAATTTAGCTACCAGACtgtcaaagatattttgaatcCAAACTATGACGGTCATTCTTGCAATCTATAAACTATAAAGTACCTAAAAATTTTGCACCCcctgaatttttaataaaaaaaggtttataTGACTGGCAAGTGGCAAATTTAGATGCGTTTAATATTTGGGGACAACATAAAAGCGTTCAATATTTCTTTTACTTATAATTAGGGGAATGATTATGTATTGATTATCACCAttcaaaattattctttctGATTTTGTACATGCACTTGCAGAAGAGTAACTAAATTTTCCTAACCAATCTTTATAAACATTCAATAAAGGtagtatattaaatattttcatgtttttaacaTCTCACTTAAATACttccattttgtttttgtttatacttcttttattaaatataaggaTAATTATCAGCTAGGAAGATACAGCAAAACTCCTCGGAGAATCCTAAGAGTGTACTACTtctatattaaaagaaatttttttacctTGTTTTTAGTTTGATCACTTCATGGTTTAATGCTGAATTGAATTACTTGCAGTCTTACCCATCAATGGCAGATTACCAGAAATCAGGACTTTATAAATGGGCTGGTGATGCAGAGAATTTTGACAAAGAGGGTCCTTATATTGAGCTTGTTACTTCTCCCAATAACCCTGATGGACATAGAAGGAAAGCAATGGTCAACCGAAGCCAGGGACAATTCATTCATGACCTTGCCTATTATTGGCCTCAATACACTCCAATATCATCCCCTTCAGATCATGATCTCACTCTTTTCACTGTCTCAAAAACCACTGGTCATGCAGGAATGCGCATAGGGTAAGTTAATAACAATACTTTTTCGGCCTCAATTGTTCATCTGGAGTAGTCCTTTTATAAGTTAACTCAATAACATAAAAGAAGATAATTAAGAATAGCCATTTGGGCATGATTAGGATCTGGTGGAAATTAGGGTGACAATGATAAGTTCCACCACTCATTTAAGATGTAAAGATCTGATAtagttttacataatttttcaatcatgttttttgtttttatggcaAATGTTAGTGTGTTAGAAAGGGATTCAAATCCATGACCTTTCCCTTCTCCCTTAACCATCCAACCCATCTTATGTCTCTCATTTTTCAATCTTGTGTGTTATTGCATCATTAAAATATGTTTCATTTAAAGCCTTTTGACTATGATAACATTAATCCAATAATGCTCATcttagaaattgaacaatttaaTGACGAAGTAAAACATGATACATGCTTGAATTTACCATAGTGCATAAGATTTTATCAAAACTTAGCTGAAACGTGATAGATTGATTGCATAATAAATTTCTTATAAGTTTTTGCATATACTTTGTAGGTGGGCTATTGTCAAAGATAAAGAGGTAGCAAAGAAAATGACTAAATTCATAGAGATAAGTACAATCGGTGTCTCGAAGGATTCTCAACTCAGAGCTGCCAAGGTTTTAAAGGCAGTGTCAGACAGCTGCGAACAAGAAAACTCCCAAGATGGGGAATCATTTTTCACGCACAGCTATAACATAATGGCCCAAAGATGGAAGCAACTGAGAGCAGTAGTTGAGGCCGGTGATTTGTTCACTTTGCCACAATTTTCTCCTGCATTCTGCACCTTCTTTGGTCAGGAGACGGAGCCTCAACCAggtaaattaacaaatttgatTCAGAAACTGTCTCATCTCCATGTATGGATgtgattttttattcctttgttaaTCATATTGTACCTACCTTGCAGCTTTCATATGGTTGAAGTGTGAAGGAGATATAGAGGACTGCGAAAACTTGCTTCGAGAACACAAAATTGTAGCAAGAAGTGGGAGACACTTTGGGGCTAGCCCAAAATACGTAAGAATTAGCATGCTGGATACTGATGAAACTTTTATACAGTTAATAGATAGACTATCAGCCATACaacaaggaaaatgaaaaatttatcccTGATGTATATGTATAACAAATAAAAGGTCATAGTTCATATATAATATTCGGCCGTGCAATATTCTCTGATCCATTCATATATAAGAATATTGTTTTCTCCTTAACATATATACGGGCCTTGGGGTTAAAAAATGGGATGCTTAACCGGTTCTAAAGAATCAAAACCATCCTAACAACATATGGTAGTTATCAGCACAACAGAAGACTACATTTTCTGTGTCACGCTATGGATTTAAAATCAATGATGGGTGAGGCAGCTGATTGGataatttaaaacttattttgaagTTCGAAGATATATAAAACTTTAGTCTGGTTATTCGACCAAATATTTTAAGTGAACAATGATGAGTTTGTTGTGTATTCTTTAACCGTAATAAATTGCTCTTTGATATAAagtttatcatataaaatatatgcaaGCTCTATTATTTTAGGTTTTTgataattttgtgaaaacttgatctcaactaaaattgaaattgaagtgTAGTACACTTGACATATAAAGTAATAGAAATTGGAAAGCAAATGCATT belongs to Glycine soja cultivar W05 chromosome 5, ASM419377v2, whole genome shotgun sequence and includes:
- the LOC114411987 gene encoding tryptophan aminotransferase-related protein 2-like, which translates into the protein MAKLAVPPLLSLRHFLVLSIALNVSLILRTVYYESEKGSKGFCLNKKMMADADSDREGHLIHKSRLAMSSTSSLVNSTRADHPGGRETVINLDHGDPTIYERFWRQVGDKTTIIIPGWQSLSYFSDGSNICWFLETEFAREVVRLHKVVGNAVTEGRHIVVGTGSSQLILAALYALSSPDAAEPISVVSAAPYYSSYPSMADYQKSGLYKWAGDAENFDKEGPYIELVTSPNNPDGHRRKAMVNRSQGQFIHDLAYYWPQYTPISSPSDHDLTLFTVSKTTGHAGMRIGWAIVKDKEVAKKMTKFIEISTIGVSKDSQLRAAKVLKAVSDSCEQENSQDGESFFTHSYNIMAQRWKQLRAVVEAGDLFTLPQFSPAFCTFFGQETEPQPAFIWLKCEGDIEDCENLLREHKIVARSGRHFGASPKYVRISMLDTDETFIQLIDRLSAIQQGK